The genomic window TCTCAGGCCCTCTGACATGGAGGCCATTCAAAAACAAATAAGCCAAGCactttttcaaaataaagaagCAGTAAAGGGGAAATTAGGTAAACCAAGCCCTTTAAACACCCCTTATCAGCTGGTTGGTTCAGCTATCTTCCAGCAATGCTCACAGCGGTTTCTGCTTCATCTATTTGAATATTCAAATTAAACCCTTTCCAAAAACAGTCCCTTATTTCTATCCTCATCTCTTCGCTTTGTAATTCAGTTTAGAAGCTTATATCCATGTCCATTTAAAAGTACCGGGCAAGTGTTTGCCTGAAAACCAAAAAACACAGTAAATATTCACCTTTACGGATCAAAACTGTGTTCTAACCACTCCCGTGGCCCTGAAAATTattaaaaggcaaaataaaaatgcCAATAGTATCATTCAACCTTTCTGTCCAGGCAGTTCTCTGGTTTCTTCACTGGTATTTAACACCAAAGCATGAGACTAATTTTTCATTAAAGTTGCAgagcttttattttcctcagtttcaaaTGTTGTAATTGATCTGCATTGTCTTCTTAAATAACAAAACTGGTGAAGGACGCTGCAGCTTTAAATATTTCAGTGCTAGCTAAGAAATAGACTCCATTGCAATATGGCTCTGAAGGTCGTGTCCTATGGTCTCTTTTTTGGACAAATATACTAAATGACATCTAAGTAATTCTTAGGGGTTGCCTCCCTAGAATTTCCACTTCATCTTCCCCACACTGCAGCTGTATTTATTTAGAATCTTAAACTCCTAATTTTCTTGGCAGGAGAGATAAGCTGATTGCTACTGATTGCTATAAGGTACTCCAGTACCTTACCTAGACACAAACACATGTGTTCACATTAGTTTAATTGAGCATATGCAACTATCTTAAAAGGACATCTCCCAATGGTTGAAAGCCTCTTCAATAGTGAAAGCAGGAAGGGCTGGGCATGGACAACTTTGAGCCTGCACTGGCATCCCTGATTGCAGAACTGAAATGTGTCCCTACTTAAAATGACAGGAATTCCATACCGCTTAACCTCGAGATAGTCTGGCAACCTTGCGGTTCACTTTTTCAAAAAACTTGACTTCCCTCAATGACATCAAATAACATCCAAATCCACAACGAACAAGAGCTTAAGAGGGAGAGGGTAGTAGCATAGAAGAATCACAGTCGACTGTCCTCGCCCTGAGATGTACGATGCGTTTATGTAATTCCTTAAACTACCGAAATGGTTTTCACATGAGGACAAGACAGGGTAAACGAGGGTCATGGGCAAAGAAAAGGGACCACGACATGTAGCTGGTAACGTGAGATACATGCAGAACACAAAGCCGGGCAAAGAAGCCACTGCActcagggaaggggaaagagggagggggagaggaggagaaaggtatGCGCAGGTGCATTTGGAGTTATTACCTGAAATGGCAACAGATTGTTACCATTATCGGTCCGAAAAGCATTATCCTCCATCCAGGATTTGGAGGTGAGAGGAGCCGCCCGGGGGAACTTCGGAGGCGCAATCACATTGCTGGAGAagggttttttgaggggggagatGGGATTAAGAGGAGACGGCACGCCGACCCCGACTCCGACCCCTACGCCGACCGCCCGGCGAGGGTCCCTGCCGGCTTGCAGCCCGCCCCAGGGATTGGAAGGGGTGCTCCAGGCGGCGTTCTGGTGGTTGTTCCAGCTGGAGGACGACGACGAGGCCGAGGCCGACGACGGCTTGCTGGTCATGATAGGCTGATGGCTGTACGCCGCGGCGTTCCTTTGGGTGTAGGACGCCTGGTTGGGGCTCACCGGCGACCTgcgctgttgctgctgctgcgcCTGCTGCTGCGGCGGCGCCGGTGGCTGTGCGGGTGGCGGCGGCTGGGGCTGTGGCGGCGGCTGCTGTTGCGGCGGCGGTGGTGGTGGCTGAGGTTGAGGGgccggcggcggcggtggcggcggctgctgctgctgttggtgGTGCTGAGCCTGCGCTAGGCCGATCTGCGGGGAAAAAGTGCCTCCGAAGACCGGGTTGACGTGGTGAGGGAAATTCTGAAAAAGCATGGTCCCGTTGACGGGGGTGATCCCTTGGAAAAAACTGTCCTCCACGGCGTTCGTGGTGCCTGTCGACCAGGTGCTCCCGAAGGAAGGGGACAAGGACGTGCCCGGCGCCGCGGCAGGCTCCTGCTGTGGAGGCTGGTGGAAACTCAAGCCCGGCAGGAGCGGAGATTCCATCTGCATCTTCTCCTTGCTGTTAGGGTCCGTCGAAGAAGTCGCTGCCGCTGTTGTTGGATTGAGACTCGTCACTGGGCTGCTGTCCTCGGGCTTGGGGGTCTCTGAGGAGAGGGGCGTGGAAGAAGCTTCCGCTGCGTTTGgctcttgctgctgctgctgctgctgctgctgctgctgctgctgctgccgttTCTGCTGAGGCTGGGTTTTGCTTTTGTCCATCAGTAAATCATCCTGCATGGTTTGCGCAGCTGAAACGGGAAAAAAGAGAGGCGTGTTATTATTAATGGGCTCATCAATGCCACTAGCAGAAGCGGTGGGGTACTTCACTTGAGAAAATCCAGTGCCACTGCCACTAGCCAATTGCAATGCAAATCCGTAATCTCCCATTTAGAAGCCCCAGTCTGGCAAGGCGGGGGGTCACGCTAGAGCTCTAAAAATATGGTTTTAGCAGCTTCACCCTTTCTGGTGTCTTGGCTCCTTTCAGTGTTAGTGAGAGATGTGCTTATAGGACACAGATATACAGCAATTTCGCCACGTCTCTTTTCCCTTCACCGGAACTCAGAGCGCTCACCCTGCAATGAGAAACTGATTCTGGTTCCTGTTTTTTCCAAGCACCACCCTCCCCCAGTTATTTGCATACGTCAATAAATACTGCTGCGTCCTTCAGCAAGGTTAAAAAGACACCAGTCACTACACTCCTttcctccccaacccttcccctGCTTGAGTACTTTAAAGGAACAGGAGTCTTGTCCTTGATTAGCAAACTACCTTCTAGCTTTTGTAATTGTTTCATTTAGCTGCAAAGAACCACgaggggaaaaatctttgcatttgGTAAAAGAAGCCTCAGCTGCACAATCATTCTTTGGTCTTTACTGCAGCCTACTCCATTTTGTTAGGAACCTTAAAagcagtcatttttttaaaaggggggaggggagactaaCATTAGCTAATGTGCaattctgtttgtccttcattactctgagaaatgtatacatatatattctatatacatatattcctgtTAGTTTTTTTTCAATACTACTAATTACAACCCAAGGTATTCTTTCTAGtgagttgtttcagttttcaGTATCTGTCTTCGAATCTCTTTGCAGAGTAGAACAATGGTTCCCGTCAGATTTAAGGTCAAAAATTAGAGTAAAGCTGTGAGATCAGTATTAATCCCTATGAGATTTTTAGTCAGACAATCAGGGCAAGTTTTGAGTCCTTAAATTCACACTATCAAATTCTAGAATAAAACATCATACAACTGGTATTTACAGTGGAGAGACTGGGATACTAGGGGTCCCAACAAAACTTCAACCAAAAAATGAACTAAAACCAGAAAAACACAAAGTCCTTTATGTCTCTACATCTTGATGATGGATATTGCTTTTGCCAAAAGAGCTTCTCTTAGCcccatatggatgatgtggtatTTTCCATTTCACACAAAAGAAATACATTGTTTACTTTCAAAATATTCCTGAATGCTTAAGGATAAAAAAAGTCATCATTCTAAATATGTGGATTTTGTATATACTATTCCCCAGCTTCTGTGTCAGTCTGTATTGTTAATATTCATAGtctaagtatttttaaatttatgccTATGAATTTCACATTATGCCAAAGCCCTATCAAATATCTGGGGAATTTGCATGTGTATGAGGTCAAACATATAATGATTTAGATGATGATTCAGTATTAGAACAAAGATATTGACATATTTAGTACCacagttttaattattttcttctaccCACCTCACAGCACTATATATTTTTGGGCTGACATTGTTATAATTCTGCCAATAATTGTAGGAGCAGCTTTCTCTGAACCAAAGTATTTACATATACTGACTATTTGCCTTGGAACAACATTTTGgtttaacaggaaaaaaaggatgaaaaattgaGAAACTATTATCTTAActataaatagaaatagaaaggttAAAAGTAATGCACTATTCTATTTTAAGAATACCCTTTAAAAGGCTAATCCAGGGTTCTTTTTCTAGGTGAGTTTCATACACACAAAATGTGGAGGGAAAAACTTGACACCCCCTTTCCTTTGTCTCCCATTCTTCCCCCCACATGTCATATGACAGATTAGTATCTACTATCAATTAAACACACaagtaattgtattttattccatCTTAGCCTAAAAACAATTACTTTAAGTAAgtatcataaaatgggaaagtttCCCAGAAGGAACACAAAAGATTTAGATGTACATATCACCAAGTCCTGCTGCTAACCAGGGGATGGTCATGAAAAAAGACCTCTTGACATTTATTTGGGCAATGCTGCAGTAAACCTGAAGACTCAAGAATCTGAAGAGTTTCCAGAGAGCTAGGATTTTTATTATGATAACCACATCATCATGGATGAAATTGTGAGCTCATTTCATTGTAATTTTAATATCACTTTGCTTTGTGTCTTCTTAAAATGTCCATTGTATATGTGTTTTTCAATagtgattttaaataaaatattctaagGGGAAGAGGGACTGTATCATACCCCACCCAAAGCAAAAAACTAATAACCTAAAAAAATCAATTGTTATTGATGATCAGGAGGGGGTGGAGTGCCAGTATTACGTATTTCTTTTCTCACTACTGCTTAAAGGTACACATTTTACTGTCAGCATAAATTCAGCACTATTGTCAAGGTCAAGACCTACCTTTACTAAAAATTGCCTGTCAGGACCAGAGGTGGACACTGAATTAAGATAACATTTACAATACTATTTCCCGATGTCTCTCAATTACTCTTGGTGCTAGTATTTTGGGCTCATTTTTAcagcaaagacctggaaatatATAACACCATCC from Notamacropus eugenii isolate mMacEug1 chromosome 1, mMacEug1.pri_v2, whole genome shotgun sequence includes these protein-coding regions:
- the CPEB3 gene encoding cytoplasmic polyadenylation element-binding protein 3 isoform X7 is translated as MQDDLLMDKSKTQPQQKRQQQQQQQQQQQQQQEPNAAEASSTPLSSETPKPEDSSPVTSLNPTTAAATSSTDPNSKEKMQMESPLLPGLSFHQPPQQEPAAAPGTSLSPSFGSTWSTGTTNAVEDSFFQGITPVNGTMLFQNFPHHVNPVFGGTFSPQIGLAQAQHHQQQQQPPPPPPPAPQPQPPPPPPQQQPPPQPQPPPPAQPPAPPQQQAQQQQQRRSPVSPNQASYTQRNAAAYSHQPIMTSKPSSASASSSSSSWNNHQNAAWSTPSNPWGGLQAGRDPRRAVGVGVGVGVGVPSPLNPISPLKKPFSSNVIAPPKFPRAAPLTSKSWMEDNAFRTDNGNNLLPFQDRNRPYDTFNLHSLENSLMDMIRTDHEPLKGKHYPPSGPPMSFADIMWRNHFAGRMGINFHHPGTDNIMALNSYAFLLFQEETSVQALIDACLEEDGKLYLCVSSPTIKDKPVQIRPWNLSDSDFVMDGSQPLDPRKTIFVGGVPRPLRAVELAMIMDRLYGGVCYAGIDTDPELKYPKGAGRVAFSNQQSYIAAISARFVQLQHNDIDKRVEVKPYVLDDQMCDECQGTRCGGKFAPFFCANVTCLQYYCEYCWASIHSRAGREFHKPLVKEGGDRPRHVPFRWS
- the CPEB3 gene encoding cytoplasmic polyadenylation element-binding protein 3 isoform X1 produces the protein MGDYGFALQLASGSGTGFSQVKYPTASASGIDEPINNNTPLFFPVSAAQTMQDDLLMDKSKTQPQQKRQQQQQQQQQQQQQQEPNAAEASSTPLSSETPKPEDSSPVTSLNPTTAAATSSTDPNSKEKMQMESPLLPGLSFHQPPQQEPAAAPGTSLSPSFGSTWSTGTTNAVEDSFFQGITPVNGTMLFQNFPHHVNPVFGGTFSPQIGLAQAQHHQQQQQPPPPPPPAPQPQPPPPPPQQQPPPQPQPPPPAQPPAPPQQQAQQQQQRRSPVSPNQASYTQRNAAAYSHQPIMTSKPSSASASSSSSSWNNHQNAAWSTPSNPWGGLQAGRDPRRAVGVGVGVGVGVPSPLNPISPLKKPFSSNVIAPPKFPRAAPLTSKSWMEDNAFRTDNGNNLLPFQDRNRPYDTFNLHSLENSLMDMIRTDHEPLKGKHYPPSGPPMSFADIMWRNHFAGRMGINFHHPGTDNIMALNSRSSLFPFEDAFLEDSHGDQSLSSGLSSPTRCQNGERVERYSRKVFVGGLPPDIDEDEITASFRRFGPLVVDWPHKAESKSYFPPKGYAFLLFQEETSVQALIDACLEEDGKLYLCVSSPTIKDKPVQIRPWNLSDSDFVMDGSQPLDPRKTIFVGGVPRPLRAVELAMIMDRLYGGVCYAGIDTDPELKYPKGAGRVAFSNQQSYIAAISARFVQLQHNDIDKRVEVKPYVLDDQMCDECQGTRCGGKFAPFFCANVTCLQYYCEYCWASIHSRAGREFHKPLVKEGGDRPRHVPFRWS
- the CPEB3 gene encoding cytoplasmic polyadenylation element-binding protein 3 isoform X6; this translates as MQDDLLMDKSKTQPQQKRQQQQQQQQQQQQQQEPNAAEASSTPLSSETPKPEDSSPVTSLNPTTAAATSSTDPNSKEKMQMESPLLPGLSFHQPPQQEPAAAPGTSLSPSFGSTWSTGTTNAVEDSFFQGITPVNGTMLFQNFPHHVNPVFGGTFSPQIGLAQAQHHQQQQQPPPPPPPAPQPQPPPPPPQQQPPPQPQPPPPAQPPAPPQQQAQQQQQRRSPVSPNQASYTQRNAAAYSHQPIMTSKPSSASASSSSSSWNNHQNAAWSTPSNPWGGLQAGRDPRRAVGVGVGVGVGVPSPLNPISPLKKPFSSNVIAPPKFPRAAPLTSKSWMEDNAFRTDNGNNLLPFQDRNRPYDTFNLHSLENSLMDMIRTDHEPLKGKHYPPSGPPMSFADIMWRNHFAGRMGINFHHPGTDNIMALNSRSSLFPFEDAFLEDSHGDQSLSSGLSSPTRCQNGERVERYSRKVFVGGLPPDIDEDEITASFRRFGPLVVDWPHKAESKSYFPPKGYAFLLFQEETSVQALIDACLEEDGKLYLCVSSPTIKDKPVQIRPWNLSDSDFVMDGSQPLDPRKTIFVGGVPRPLRAVELAMIMDRLYGGVCYAGIDTDPELKYPKGAGRVAFSNQQSYIAAISARFVQLQHNDIDKRGTLVKCMVGTNRLPYLSNKELQRRIK
- the CPEB3 gene encoding cytoplasmic polyadenylation element-binding protein 3 isoform X4, coding for MQDDLLMDKSKTQPQQKRQQQQQQQQQQQQQQEPNAAEASSTPLSSETPKPEDSSPVTSLNPTTAAATSSTDPNSKEKMQMESPLLPGLSFHQPPQQEPAAAPGTSLSPSFGSTWSTGTTNAVEDSFFQGITPVNGTMLFQNFPHHVNPVFGGTFSPQIGLAQAQHHQQQQQPPPPPPPAPQPQPPPPPPQQQPPPQPQPPPPAQPPAPPQQQAQQQQQRRSPVSPNQASYTQRNAAAYSHQPIMTSKPSSASASSSSSSWNNHQNAAWSTPSNPWGGLQAGRDPRRAVGVGVGVGVGVPSPLNPISPLKKPFSSNVIAPPKFPRAAPLTSKSWMEDNAFRTDNGNNLLPFQDRNRPYDTFNLHSLENSLMDMIRTDHEPLKGRMGINFHHPGTDNIMALNSRSSLFPFEDAFLEDSHGDQSLSSGLSSPTRCQNGERVERYSRKVFVGGLPPDIDEDEITASFRRFGPLVVDWPHKAESKSYFPPKGYAFLLFQEETSVQALIDACLEEDGKLYLCVSSPTIKDKPVQIRPWNLSDSDFVMDGSQPLDPRKTIFVGGVPRPLRAVELAMIMDRLYGGVCYAGIDTDPELKYPKGAGRVAFSNQQSYIAAISARFVQLQHNDIDKRVEVKPYVLDDQMCDECQGTRCGGKFAPFFCANVTCLQYYCEYCWASIHSRAGREFHKPLVKEGGDRPRHVPFRWS
- the CPEB3 gene encoding cytoplasmic polyadenylation element-binding protein 3 isoform X5 — protein: MQDDLLMDKSKTQPQQKRQQQQQQQQQQQQQQEPNAAEASSTPLSSETPKPEDSSPVTSLNPTTAAATSSTDPNSKEKMQMESPLLPGLSFHQPPQQEPAAAPGTSLSPSFGSTWSTGTTNAVEDSFFQGITPVNGTMLFQNFPHHVNPVFGGTFSPQIGLAQAQHHQQQQQPPPPPPPAPQPQPPPPPPQQQPPPQPQPPPPAQPPAPPQQQAQQQQQRRSPVSPNQASYTQRNAAAYSHQPIMTSKPSSASASSSSSSWNNHQNAAWSTPSNPWGGLQAGRDPRRAVGVGVGVGVGVPSPLNPISPLKKPFSSNVIAPPKFPRAAPLTSKSWMEDNAFRTDNGNNLLPFQDRNRPYDTFNLHSLENSLMDMIRTDHEPLKGRMGINFHHPGTDNIMALNNAFLEDSHGDQSLSSGLSSPTRCQNGERVERYSRKVFVGGLPPDIDEDEITASFRRFGPLVVDWPHKAESKSYFPPKGYAFLLFQEETSVQALIDACLEEDGKLYLCVSSPTIKDKPVQIRPWNLSDSDFVMDGSQPLDPRKTIFVGGVPRPLRAVELAMIMDRLYGGVCYAGIDTDPELKYPKGAGRVAFSNQQSYIAAISARFVQLQHNDIDKRVEVKPYVLDDQMCDECQGTRCGGKFAPFFCANVTCLQYYCEYCWASIHSRAGREFHKPLVKEGGDRPRHVPFRWS